In the Wyeomyia smithii strain HCP4-BCI-WySm-NY-G18 chromosome 2, ASM2978416v1, whole genome shotgun sequence genome, one interval contains:
- the LOC129722146 gene encoding ataxin-8, with protein QQQQQQQQQQQQQQQQQQQQQQQQQQQQQQQQQQQQQQQQQQQQQQQQQQQQQQQQQQQQQQQQQQQQQQQQQQQQQQQQQQQQQQQQQQQKQQKQQQQKQQQQQQQQQQQQQQQQQQQQQQQQQQQQQQQQQQQQQQQQQQQQQQQQQ; from the coding sequence caacaacaacaacaacaacaacaacaacaacaacaacaacaacaacaacaacaacaacaacaacaacaacaacaacaacaacaacaacaacaacaacaacaacaacaacaacaacaacaacaacaacaacaacaacaacaacaacaacaacaacaacaacaacaacaacaacaacaacaacaacaacaacaacaacaacaacaacaacaacaacaacaacaacaacaacaacaacaacaacaacaacaacaacaacaacaacaacaacaacaaaaacaacaaaaacaacaacaacaaaaacaacaacaacaacaacaacaacaacaacaacaacaacaacaacaacaacaacaacaacaacaacaacaacaacaacaacaacaacaacaacaacaacaacaacaacaacaacaacaacaacaacaacaacaacaacaacaacaacaa